One window of Papaver somniferum cultivar HN1 chromosome 9, ASM357369v1, whole genome shotgun sequence genomic DNA carries:
- the LOC113311000 gene encoding putative receptor-like protein kinase At4g00960 isoform X2, translating to MKTEKNMKLRMRYCLLIILIINYYSVCIFAEPVFLREYCSGGNYTANSTYQSNLNLLLSSSLTVFRSVVSIVNEHRSASYGSEPDSAYGSYQCRSDLTSKDCEGCFDSVTGDILNSIRCPNSRQGIVWYEECILRYSNESFIPVVQEKPVFYIVNETKVTSNRDEFNKTLAGLMDELVRESTASEDSHQFATGEANLTESRKIYGLVQCTPDILSSDCRNCLNRVVRNLSVCCLGKVGARVLNPTCNFRYELHPFYESKVMNATAPQSSLPTSTNAKRKNSSGKFAIIMAVLSVIAVLCIIAIWCLCSRKASRKTKKFDKIYEIQSAESVQFNFDSIKAATDNFSTANKLGEGGFGPVYKGTLSDAQEIAVKRLSKNSGQGEVEFKNEVVLLVKLQHRNLVKLLGFCLDGQERLLVYNFMPNSSLDRLIFGPVPRTHLDWKKRYKIIGGIARGLLYLHEDSRLKIIHRDLKASNVLLDADMNPKIADFGMARLFKVDQTQASTNRIVGTYFGVLVLEIIIGKKINDPAISGDLLSYTWRHWNNGTALEMLSSNLKDNHSESEVMRCIHIGLLCVQENAADRPTMAKIVLMLNNYSTNLPVPSVPALFSHSFKNHDFTWGANTDPSSVNEASITELFPR from the exons atgaaaacagaaaaaaacatgaaattaaGAATGAGATACTGCTTGCTGATAATACTCATAATCAATTACTACAGTGTCTGTATATTTGCAGAACCAGTTTTTCTTCGAGAATACTGTTCAGGAGGTAATTACACTGCTAACAGTACTTACCAGTCTAACCTCAACCTCCTACTCTCTTCATCACTCACTGTCTTTCGAAGCGTAGTCAGTATCGTGAACGAACATCGAAGTGCAAGTTATGGTTCAGAGCCTGATTCTGCTTATGGGTCTTACCAGTGTAGAAGTGATCTTACATCGAAAGATTGTGAAGGTTGTTTTGATTCAGTAACTGGAGATATTTTAAATAGCATTAGATGTCCAAATTCTAGACAAGGGATTGTATGGTACGAAGAATGCATTTTAAGGTACTCGAACGAATCGTTTATTCCAGTTGTTCAAGAAAAACCAGTGTTTTATATCGTAAACGAAACTAAGGTTACTAGTAATCGAGATGAGTTTAATAAGACCTTAGCTGGGTTGATGGATGAGCTAGTCAGAGAAAGTACTGCTTCTGAAGATAGTCACCAATTTGCTACTGGAGAAGCAAATTTAACAGAATCTAGGAAGATTTATGGATTGGTGCAATGTACACCAGATATTTTGTCAAGTGATTGCAGGAACTGCCTTAACCGGGTTGTCAGGAATTTATCAGTATGCTGCCTTGGAAAAGTTGGTGCAAGAGTTCTTAATCCAACTTGTAATTTCAGGTATGAATTACATCCTTTCTATGAATCCAAGGTTATGAATGCAACAGCTCCTCAATCGTCCTTGCCTACTTCAACAAATG CAAAGAGAAAGAACTCTTCTGGCAAATTTGCTATTATTATGGCCGTTCTTTCAGTTATTGCAGTACTCTGCATAATTGCAATTTGGTGCTTATGCTCACGAAAAGCATCAAGGAAAACAAAGAAATTTGATA AAATTTATGAGATTCAGAGTGCTGAATCTGTCCAGTTCAACTTCGATTCAATAAAAGCTGCCACTGACAATTTCTCTACTGCTAACAAACTCGGGGAAGGTGGTTTCGGTCCCGTATACAAG GGTACACTTTCTGATGCCCAAGAGATAGCTGTGAAGAGGCTCTCTAAAAATTCAGGTCAAGGCGAAGTAGAATTTAAGAACGAGGTTGTTTTACTTGTAAAACTGCAGCACAGAAACCTTGTGAAGCTTCTCGGTTTCTGCCTGGATGGACAAGAAAGACTACTTGTTTACAATTTCATGCCGAATTCAAGCCTGGATAGATTGATATTCG GCCCAGTTCCACGCACACATTTGGATTGGAAAAAACGCTATAAGATTATAGGAGGGATCGCAAGAGGGCTTCTTTACCTGCACGAGGATTCCCGACTTAAGATTATTCATCGTGATCTCAAGGCCAGCAATGTATTATTAGATGCAGACATGAACCCCAAGATTGCTGATTTTGGCATGGCTAGACTTTTCAAGGTGGATCAAACTCAAGCCAGTACAAATAGAATTGTTGGAACATA TTTTGGTGTCTTAGTTCTGGAGATTATTATCGGAAAAAAGATCAACGATCCAGCAATCTCTGGAGACCTTCTCAGCTAT ACATGGAGACACTGGAACAACGGGACAGCATTAGAAATGTTAAGTTCGAATTTGAAAGACAATCATTCTGAAAGTGAAGTAATGAGATGCATCCACATTGGATTATTATGTGTTCAGGAGAATGCAGCTGACAGACCCACTATGGCCAAAATCGTTCTAATGCTTAACAACTACTCTACTAATCTACCAGTACCATCAGTGCCTGCTCTTTTTTCTCATAGTTTCAAGAATCATGATTTTACTTGGGGAGCGAATACAGACCCATCAAGTGTTAATGAAGCTTCAATTACTGAATTATTCCCTCGCTGA
- the LOC113311000 gene encoding cysteine-rich receptor-like protein kinase 10 isoform X3, with the protein MDWCNVHQIFCQVIAGTALTGLSGIYQYAALEKLVQEFLIQLVISAKRKNSSGKFAIIMAVLSVIAVLCIIAIWCLCSRKASRKTKKFDKIYEIQSAESVQFNFDSIKAATDNFSTANKLGEGGFGPVYKGTLSDAQEIAVKRLSKNSGQGEVEFKNEVVLLVKLQHRNLVKLLGFCLDGQERLLVYNFMPNSSLDRLIFGPVPRTHLDWKKRYKIIGGIARGLLYLHEDSRLKIIHRDLKASNVLLDADMNPKIADFGMARLFKVDQTQASTNRIVGTYGYMAPEYAMHGKFSDKTDVFSFGVLVLEIIIGKKINDPAISGDLLSYTWRHWNNGTALEMLSSNLKDNHSESEVMRCIHIGLLCVQENAADRPTMAKIVLMLNNYSTNLPVPSVPALFSHSFKNHDFTWGANTDPSSVNEASITELFPR; encoded by the exons ATGGATTGGTGCAATGTACACCAGATATTTTGTCAAGTGATTGCAGGAACTGCCTTAACCGGGTTGTCAGGAATTTATCAGTATGCTGCCTTGGAAAAGTTGGTGCAAGAGTTCTTAATCCAACTTGTAATTTCAG CAAAGAGAAAGAACTCTTCTGGCAAATTTGCTATTATTATGGCCGTTCTTTCAGTTATTGCAGTACTCTGCATAATTGCAATTTGGTGCTTATGCTCACGAAAAGCATCAAGGAAAACAAAGAAATTTGATA AAATTTATGAGATTCAGAGTGCTGAATCTGTCCAGTTCAACTTCGATTCAATAAAAGCTGCCACTGACAATTTCTCTACTGCTAACAAACTCGGGGAAGGTGGTTTCGGTCCCGTATACAAG GGTACACTTTCTGATGCCCAAGAGATAGCTGTGAAGAGGCTCTCTAAAAATTCAGGTCAAGGCGAAGTAGAATTTAAGAACGAGGTTGTTTTACTTGTAAAACTGCAGCACAGAAACCTTGTGAAGCTTCTCGGTTTCTGCCTGGATGGACAAGAAAGACTACTTGTTTACAATTTCATGCCGAATTCAAGCCTGGATAGATTGATATTCG GCCCAGTTCCACGCACACATTTGGATTGGAAAAAACGCTATAAGATTATAGGAGGGATCGCAAGAGGGCTTCTTTACCTGCACGAGGATTCCCGACTTAAGATTATTCATCGTGATCTCAAGGCCAGCAATGTATTATTAGATGCAGACATGAACCCCAAGATTGCTGATTTTGGCATGGCTAGACTTTTCAAGGTGGATCAAACTCAAGCCAGTACAAATAGAATTGTTGGAACATA TGGGTACATGGCTCCAGAGTATGCAATGCATGGAAAATTCTCTGACAAAACAGATGTCTTCAGTTTTGGTGTCTTAGTTCTGGAGATTATTATCGGAAAAAAGATCAACGATCCAGCAATCTCTGGAGACCTTCTCAGCTAT ACATGGAGACACTGGAACAACGGGACAGCATTAGAAATGTTAAGTTCGAATTTGAAAGACAATCATTCTGAAAGTGAAGTAATGAGATGCATCCACATTGGATTATTATGTGTTCAGGAGAATGCAGCTGACAGACCCACTATGGCCAAAATCGTTCTAATGCTTAACAACTACTCTACTAATCTACCAGTACCATCAGTGCCTGCTCTTTTTTCTCATAGTTTCAAGAATCATGATTTTACTTGGGGAGCGAATACAGACCCATCAAGTGTTAATGAAGCTTCAATTACTGAATTATTCCCTCGCTGA
- the LOC113311000 gene encoding putative receptor-like protein kinase At4g00960 isoform X1 translates to MKTEKNMKLRMRYCLLIILIINYYSVCIFAEPVFLREYCSGGNYTANSTYQSNLNLLLSSSLTVFRSVVSIVNEHRSASYGSEPDSAYGSYQCRSDLTSKDCEGCFDSVTGDILNSIRCPNSRQGIVWYEECILRYSNESFIPVVQEKPVFYIVNETKVTSNRDEFNKTLAGLMDELVRESTASEDSHQFATGEANLTESRKIYGLVQCTPDILSSDCRNCLNRVVRNLSVCCLGKVGARVLNPTCNFRYELHPFYESKVMNATAPQSSLPTSTNAKRKNSSGKFAIIMAVLSVIAVLCIIAIWCLCSRKASRKTKKFDKIYEIQSAESVQFNFDSIKAATDNFSTANKLGEGGFGPVYKGTLSDAQEIAVKRLSKNSGQGEVEFKNEVVLLVKLQHRNLVKLLGFCLDGQERLLVYNFMPNSSLDRLIFGPVPRTHLDWKKRYKIIGGIARGLLYLHEDSRLKIIHRDLKASNVLLDADMNPKIADFGMARLFKVDQTQASTNRIVGTYGYMAPEYAMHGKFSDKTDVFSFGVLVLEIIIGKKINDPAISGDLLSYTWRHWNNGTALEMLSSNLKDNHSESEVMRCIHIGLLCVQENAADRPTMAKIVLMLNNYSTNLPVPSVPALFSHSFKNHDFTWGANTDPSSVNEASITELFPR, encoded by the exons atgaaaacagaaaaaaacatgaaattaaGAATGAGATACTGCTTGCTGATAATACTCATAATCAATTACTACAGTGTCTGTATATTTGCAGAACCAGTTTTTCTTCGAGAATACTGTTCAGGAGGTAATTACACTGCTAACAGTACTTACCAGTCTAACCTCAACCTCCTACTCTCTTCATCACTCACTGTCTTTCGAAGCGTAGTCAGTATCGTGAACGAACATCGAAGTGCAAGTTATGGTTCAGAGCCTGATTCTGCTTATGGGTCTTACCAGTGTAGAAGTGATCTTACATCGAAAGATTGTGAAGGTTGTTTTGATTCAGTAACTGGAGATATTTTAAATAGCATTAGATGTCCAAATTCTAGACAAGGGATTGTATGGTACGAAGAATGCATTTTAAGGTACTCGAACGAATCGTTTATTCCAGTTGTTCAAGAAAAACCAGTGTTTTATATCGTAAACGAAACTAAGGTTACTAGTAATCGAGATGAGTTTAATAAGACCTTAGCTGGGTTGATGGATGAGCTAGTCAGAGAAAGTACTGCTTCTGAAGATAGTCACCAATTTGCTACTGGAGAAGCAAATTTAACAGAATCTAGGAAGATTTATGGATTGGTGCAATGTACACCAGATATTTTGTCAAGTGATTGCAGGAACTGCCTTAACCGGGTTGTCAGGAATTTATCAGTATGCTGCCTTGGAAAAGTTGGTGCAAGAGTTCTTAATCCAACTTGTAATTTCAGGTATGAATTACATCCTTTCTATGAATCCAAGGTTATGAATGCAACAGCTCCTCAATCGTCCTTGCCTACTTCAACAAATG CAAAGAGAAAGAACTCTTCTGGCAAATTTGCTATTATTATGGCCGTTCTTTCAGTTATTGCAGTACTCTGCATAATTGCAATTTGGTGCTTATGCTCACGAAAAGCATCAAGGAAAACAAAGAAATTTGATA AAATTTATGAGATTCAGAGTGCTGAATCTGTCCAGTTCAACTTCGATTCAATAAAAGCTGCCACTGACAATTTCTCTACTGCTAACAAACTCGGGGAAGGTGGTTTCGGTCCCGTATACAAG GGTACACTTTCTGATGCCCAAGAGATAGCTGTGAAGAGGCTCTCTAAAAATTCAGGTCAAGGCGAAGTAGAATTTAAGAACGAGGTTGTTTTACTTGTAAAACTGCAGCACAGAAACCTTGTGAAGCTTCTCGGTTTCTGCCTGGATGGACAAGAAAGACTACTTGTTTACAATTTCATGCCGAATTCAAGCCTGGATAGATTGATATTCG GCCCAGTTCCACGCACACATTTGGATTGGAAAAAACGCTATAAGATTATAGGAGGGATCGCAAGAGGGCTTCTTTACCTGCACGAGGATTCCCGACTTAAGATTATTCATCGTGATCTCAAGGCCAGCAATGTATTATTAGATGCAGACATGAACCCCAAGATTGCTGATTTTGGCATGGCTAGACTTTTCAAGGTGGATCAAACTCAAGCCAGTACAAATAGAATTGTTGGAACATA TGGGTACATGGCTCCAGAGTATGCAATGCATGGAAAATTCTCTGACAAAACAGATGTCTTCAGTTTTGGTGTCTTAGTTCTGGAGATTATTATCGGAAAAAAGATCAACGATCCAGCAATCTCTGGAGACCTTCTCAGCTAT ACATGGAGACACTGGAACAACGGGACAGCATTAGAAATGTTAAGTTCGAATTTGAAAGACAATCATTCTGAAAGTGAAGTAATGAGATGCATCCACATTGGATTATTATGTGTTCAGGAGAATGCAGCTGACAGACCCACTATGGCCAAAATCGTTCTAATGCTTAACAACTACTCTACTAATCTACCAGTACCATCAGTGCCTGCTCTTTTTTCTCATAGTTTCAAGAATCATGATTTTACTTGGGGAGCGAATACAGACCCATCAAGTGTTAATGAAGCTTCAATTACTGAATTATTCCCTCGCTGA